In Anopheles gambiae chromosome 2, idAnoGambNW_F1_1, whole genome shotgun sequence, a single window of DNA contains:
- the LOC5667641 gene encoding uncharacterized protein LOC5667641 codes for MGRFPYNDDPVEMWLWSSRKPVQFVRLSSVPFPSPHLSGTATVTLAGATVGVGVRGLAGGLVRPPAYTGYVSYMKQFNFTGNPIDNRTGAEAGLGPDRIDADDDEDDGSSLALHNYWALLAIILVFGTAAGNILVCLAIVWERRLQNVTNYFLMSLAITDLMVALSVMPLGILTLVKGHFPLDSEYCLVWICLDVLFCTASIMHLCTISVDRYLSLRYPMKFGRNKTRRRVVLKISFVWLLSIAMSLPLSLMYSKNHASVLVDGTCQIPDPVYKLVGSIVCFYIPLCVMLITYTLTVRLLAQQSENLGGVGSGGGWSSGWLGQAPAFDRRNTWKRIIKLSLPAAQNPHAHSAASTDTELSTLDNHDLWLLESSIPEPSSITMTAMQRFGEEMLKLSQGLESVAQHSDRNSGQNGSSRSPEPSREKESFRKKPANAKHAPTPVTMVTVRSPVPSKKRRSSTSTWIARRNSGTPPPVRLVRKRFKSLPHALPPPASDDIEVDEQFMQDVLYELRDREDRGSVHGSSARPGAAGLDGVPAAASRATSDRREGRDAGSNPAGPRQAHPLAAPSQTAATLKLPPPCKCPFFGEGAPGRQQYLRPAEIKIVKTSTDFGPMGGAASNGDSLVYSTISISSGSNVTTQPTRSISSSLSTLPASALASPSRKGSAPKGISVVTWDQRRHQRRGSSFGGARTSLLLTPTKASPSSVSLRRSINLRHSALEGGGGGGGGSAGETMFRGAPKKNSSSPCLMQHQTGGGGGGGAVGGGNGTAVAMMAVAAASSTVPTLATTTMAVRSHHSRNSSMISRNSSRHGRIIRLEQKATKVLGVVFFTFVILWAPFFVLNLLPSVCKHCEDNIDQWVFEFVTWLGYASSLVNPIFYTIFNKAFRDAFRKVLLCRYGLKARHWQPNS; via the exons CGGCGACGGTAACGCTGGCCGGTGCGACCGTTGGCGTGGGCGTCCGCGGTTTGGCCGGAGGTTTGGTCCGCCCGCCCGCCTACACCGGGTACGTTAGCTACATGAAGCAATTTAATTTCACCGGCAACCCGATCGACAACCGGACCGGAGCCGAAGCCGGCCTCGGCCCGGACCGGATCGAtgcggacgacgacgaggacgatggGTCGTCGCTGGCGCTGCACAACTACTGGGCCCTGCTGGCAATAATACTCGTGTTCGGTACGGCCGCCGGCAACATTCTCGTCTGTCTCGCCATCGTCTGGGAGCGGCGGTTGCAGAACGTCACCAACTACTTCCTGATGTCGCTCGCCATCACGGACTTGATGGTCGCACTGTCCGTGATGCCGCTGGGCATCCTAACGCTGGTGAAAG GGCACTTTCCGCTGGATTCGGAGTACTGTCTGGTGTGGATCTGTTTGGATGTGCTGTTCTGCACCGCTAGCATCATGCACCTGTGCACCATCTCGGTCGATCGCTACCTGTCGCTGCGCTATCCGATGAAGTTCGGCCGGAACAAGACGCGGCGCCGGGTCGTGCTGAAGATAAGCTTCGTATGGTTGCTGTCGATTGCGATGAGTCTGCCACTAAGTCTAATGTATTCCAAG AACCACGCGTCGGTGCTGGTGGACGGAACGTGCCAAATACCGGATCCGGTGTACAAGCTCGTGGGCTCGATCGTGTGCTTCTACATACCGCTCTGCGTAATGCTGATCACCTACACGCTGACCGTGCGGCTGCTGGCACAGCAGAGCGAAAACCTGGGCGGTGTCGGCAGTGGGGGCGGCTGGTCGAGCGGGTGGCTTGGCCAAGCGCCCGCGTTCGATCGGCGCAACACCTGGAAGCGCATCATCAAGCTGAGTCTGCCCGCGGCCCAGAACCCGCACGCACACTCGGCCGCCTCCACCGATACGGAGCTTTCCACGCTGGACAATCACGACCTTTGGCTGCTGGAGTCTAG CATTCCAGAACCGAGCTCGATTACAATGACGGCGATGCAGCGATTCGGCGAGGAGATGTTGAAACTTTCCCAAGGGCTAGAATCGGTGGCGCAGCACAGCGATCGAAACTCGGGCCAGAACGGTAGCTCGCGCTCGCCGGAGCCATCACGTGAGAAGGAATCGTTTCG CAAAAAGCCAGCCAACGCAAAGCATGCGCCGACGCCGGTCACGATGGTAACCGTGCGGTCGCCAGTGCCGTCGAAAAAGCGCCGCAGCTCCACCTCCACCTGGATCGCGCGGCGCAACTCGGGCACGCCGCCCccggtgcggctggtgcggAAGCGCTTCAAGAGCCTGCCGCACGCACTGCCGCCCCCCGCATCGGACGACATCGAGGTGGACGAGCAGTTCATGCAGGACGTGCTGTACGAGCTGCGGGACCGGGAGGACCGGGGATCGGTGCACGGCTCCTCGGCCCGACCCGGTGCCGCCGGGCTGGACGGCGTGccagccgccgccagcagGGCCACCAGCGATCGACGGGAGGGCCGGGACGCGGGCAGCAATCCAGCCGGCCCCAGGCAGGCGCATCCACTGGCGGCACCGAGCCAGACGGCGGCCACCCTAAAGCTGCCCCCGCCCTGCAAGTGTCCGTTCTTCGGCGAAGGTGCGCCCGGCCGGCAGCAGTACCTGCGCCCGGCCGAGATCAAGATCGTCAAGACGAGCACCGACTTCGGGCCGATGGGCGGGGCGGCATCGAACGGCGACAGCCTCGTGTACAGCACGATCTCCATCTCCTCCGGCTCGAACGTGACGACGCAGCCGACCCGATCCATCTCGAGCAGCCTGTCGACCCTGCCCGCCTCCGCACTGGCGTCCCCGAGCCGGAAGGGCAGCGCGCCGAAGGGCATCTCGGTGGTGACGTGGGATCAGCGGCGCCACCAGCGGCGCGGCTCGAGCTTTGGCGGGGCGCGAACCTCCCTGCTGCTCACGCCGACCAAGGCGAGCCCGTCGAGCGTGTCGCTGCGGCGGTCGATCAACCTGCGCCACTCGGCACTGgagggcggtggcggcggcggcggcggcagcgccGGCGAAACCATGTTCCGCGGGGCGCCGAAAAAGAACAGCTCCTCGCCGTGCCTGATGCAGCACCAaacgggcggcggcggcggcggtggcgctgTTGGCGGTGGCAATGGCACAGCGGTAGCGATGATGGCGGTGGCGGCCGCCTCGTCGACCGTGCCGACGCTGGCCACCACGACGATGGCCGTCCGGTCGCACCACTCGCGCAACTCGAGCATGATCTCGCGCAACTCCTCCCGCCACGGGCGCATCATCCGGCTCGAGCAGAAGGCGACCAAGGTGCTCGGCGTGGTGTTCTTCACGTTCGTCATCCTGTGGGCCCCGTTCTTCGTGCTCAATCTGCTGCCGAGCGTGTGCAAGCACTGCGAGGACAACATCGACCAGTGGGTGTTCGAGTTCGTCACCTGGCTCGGGTACGCCAGCAGTCTGGTCAATCCGATCTTCTACACCATCTTCAACAAGGCGTTCCGGGACGCGTTCCGCAAGGTGCTGCTGTGCCGGTACGGGCTGAAGGCGCGCCACTGGCAGCCGAACAGCTAG